From Vreelandella neptunia, the proteins below share one genomic window:
- a CDS encoding 2-aminoadipate transaminase: MAISGAFPTMDLPNVSSALGILHPVCITKGRNAEVWDEAGQRYIDFIGGIGVLNLGHCHPVVVEAVKAQVDTLMHSAFNAVPHRAYLSVVERLDQFVPLPYPLGCMLTNSGAEATENSLKVARGVTGRQGVIAFDDAFHGRTLAALNLNGKVKPYKAGLGALPGPVYHVPFPSQDSGISSEQSLAALERVFDVEIAPSEVACVVVEPIQGEGGFRLLCPQFAKALRAICDQHGILLICDEIQSGFGRTGKRFGFSHLGIEPDLLLLGKSIASGLPLAALVGRKELMDALPKGALGGTYSGNAVACAAALAVMDIMQDEALSEWGNVQEAAIVNAYRRWKASERFPMVGAMTGIGAMRGIVFEDTENATGAEHLANLLVAGRDAGVLLMPSGRKRNVLRLLPPLTTEPDVMEEGLGLIEQALETLKA, translated from the coding sequence ATGGCTATTTCAGGAGCGTTTCCGACGATGGACCTTCCCAACGTCAGCAGTGCATTAGGCATCCTCCATCCCGTCTGTATCACTAAAGGGCGTAATGCAGAGGTATGGGATGAGGCGGGGCAACGCTATATCGACTTTATTGGCGGTATTGGTGTGCTTAACTTGGGGCATTGCCATCCAGTGGTGGTCGAGGCCGTCAAAGCCCAAGTCGATACCCTCATGCATTCAGCGTTTAATGCCGTGCCTCACCGTGCCTACCTCTCAGTTGTCGAGCGTCTTGACCAGTTTGTGCCATTGCCTTATCCGCTGGGATGCATGCTGACAAACAGTGGAGCGGAAGCGACCGAAAATTCCCTGAAAGTGGCCCGTGGTGTTACGGGGCGTCAAGGAGTGATTGCCTTTGACGATGCTTTTCATGGCCGCACGCTGGCAGCACTCAATTTGAACGGCAAAGTTAAGCCCTATAAAGCTGGTTTAGGCGCGCTGCCTGGCCCGGTTTATCACGTGCCGTTTCCTAGCCAGGACAGTGGGATATCCTCTGAGCAGTCGCTGGCCGCCCTAGAGCGTGTATTTGACGTAGAGATTGCTCCCAGTGAAGTAGCCTGTGTCGTCGTTGAACCCATTCAAGGGGAAGGCGGTTTTCGCTTACTTTGCCCCCAGTTTGCCAAAGCGCTGCGGGCAATCTGCGATCAGCACGGCATTTTATTGATTTGTGACGAAATTCAATCGGGCTTCGGAAGAACCGGTAAACGCTTTGGTTTTAGTCACCTCGGTATTGAGCCCGACCTACTTCTGTTAGGAAAAAGTATTGCCTCGGGTCTCCCTCTTGCCGCCTTGGTAGGGCGTAAAGAGTTAATGGATGCCTTACCCAAAGGCGCGCTAGGAGGTACCTATTCAGGTAATGCGGTTGCGTGTGCAGCTGCATTAGCAGTAATGGATATCATGCAAGATGAGGCGCTAAGTGAATGGGGTAATGTCCAAGAAGCGGCGATTGTAAATGCTTATCGGCGCTGGAAGGCAAGTGAGCGTTTCCCGATGGTAGGCGCTATGACAGGTATTGGCGCTATGCGCGGCATCGTCTTTGAAGACACCGAAAACGCCACGGGTGCGGAGCACTTAGCCAATCTGTTAGTAGCCGGTCGTGATGCCGGTGTCTTATTAATGCCCAGTGGCCGCAAACGTAACGTCTTACGCTTATTGCCGCCGTTGACCACTGAACCAGACGTCATGGAAGAAGGGTTAGGGCTCATCGAGCAGGCGCTGGAGACGCTTAAGGCATGA
- a CDS encoding TAXI family TRAP transporter solute-binding subunit: MKNIPSKVLCSVGATLLLAGCGGESKPNIAIGPPASTTQSVSQLLFDAYGIGSDKYNTYQEGFGAALDGVQDGNIDISIGILGLPSGSIENLQASSGDARLISLSDDAIDYIEENSAYQRFTIPANSYAFQNEDVNTITAYAILVGNTNTIDEDLGYELARLMHEHAEENTHSQSAFITLENALNGSEGLPIHPGAKKYYEEQGLTVDNPVAELGETKAKEEFILGTGSQGGTYYPLGGEMATIWNRYLENQNFTNIETGASIENLVSIRDNNMDLGMTVHAPAQDAIAGRGEFESGTIDNVAFIGHIYPEVIQIITRERSNIDSLSDLTD, from the coding sequence ATGAAAAATATCCCCTCAAAAGTGCTGTGCAGCGTAGGCGCTACTCTTCTGTTGGCGGGCTGTGGTGGCGAGAGCAAACCTAATATCGCTATTGGCCCTCCTGCCAGCACCACTCAAAGCGTTTCTCAACTACTTTTTGATGCCTATGGTATTGGTAGCGACAAGTACAATACCTATCAAGAGGGGTTTGGTGCTGCACTCGATGGCGTACAAGATGGCAACATTGATATTTCTATCGGCATTCTTGGTTTGCCTTCTGGCAGCATCGAGAACTTACAAGCCTCGAGTGGCGATGCACGTCTGATCAGCTTAAGCGATGATGCTATTGACTATATTGAAGAGAATAGTGCCTATCAGCGCTTTACAATTCCTGCTAATAGTTATGCCTTTCAAAATGAAGATGTAAATACTATTACGGCTTATGCCATTTTAGTAGGCAACACGAATACGATTGATGAAGACCTAGGTTATGAACTAGCGCGCTTAATGCATGAGCATGCTGAAGAAAACACACATTCTCAATCTGCGTTTATCACCCTTGAAAATGCACTGAATGGCTCAGAAGGTCTGCCCATTCATCCCGGTGCTAAAAAATATTACGAAGAACAAGGCCTCACCGTAGATAACCCGGTCGCTGAGCTTGGCGAAACTAAAGCCAAAGAAGAATTTATTCTAGGCACCGGTAGCCAAGGTGGCACTTACTACCCTCTGGGCGGTGAGATGGCCACTATTTGGAACCGCTACCTGGAAAACCAAAACTTCACCAATATTGAAACAGGCGCCTCAATCGAGAACTTAGTGAGTATCCGTGATAACAATATGGATCTTGGGATGACTGTGCACGCACCTGCGCAAGATGCCATTGCGGGGAGAGGTGAGTTCGAAAGCGGTACTATTGATAATGTCGCCTTTATCGGACACATCTATCCTGAAGTCATTCAGATTATCACCCGTGAACGCTCCAACATTGACAGTCTAAGTGATCTAACCGATTGA
- a CDS encoding TRAP transporter permease, with amino-acid sequence MTLMGVSLTCFHLYTAYFGTLPSQQQGAVHLGIALGMIFILFPATRGAGRRNEVPWYDVLLAFAATFAAYYKILFYEEVLRARVTGYSAFDLTIAALGVLFVLEATRRTVGMPIVVMATLAILYALFGNLIPSPLLSHPGFSLEQVSPYLWFRESGVFGTPLQISARFIFLFLFFGVVLMHTGVGRFFNDLAFALTGRFTGGAGKAAVIASSLQGMISGSSIGNTVASGSFTIPMMKNARFKPEVAGAVEASASTGGQIMPPLMGAAAFIMVEYVGVSYREIMFSALIPAILYFASIFIGVHFEAKRHRILGLPKDQLPSKRKLMLSKGYMLLPLLVIITTISVGFTAQRAALLGIACAFAVSLARKETRPSLKDILVIFEKGARVALPVIAAVACAGIIAGVVGMTGMGSKFAAGIISLADGVLILALLFTMIACIVLGMGLPTTANYVVTATIAAPALINEFGLPPMAVHLFVFYFGIIADITPPVCLAAFAGAGIARANPMKTGFTAVKLAIGAFIIPYAFIYNPMLVLVEPTPLGLLSALFFSLVGIMGVSSALLGYFIRDSFFLERLVLLVAGLAMVVPELLTSGLGLLAMVTVGWLQSRRPDKYQEAASLAQ; translated from the coding sequence ATCACCTTAATGGGTGTATCACTGACATGCTTTCATCTCTACACCGCATATTTTGGTACGCTACCTTCACAGCAGCAAGGCGCTGTCCACTTGGGCATTGCTTTGGGGATGATCTTTATCCTATTCCCTGCAACCCGCGGCGCAGGCCGTCGCAATGAAGTGCCGTGGTACGATGTACTACTCGCCTTCGCAGCAACTTTTGCCGCCTATTATAAAATCCTATTTTATGAAGAAGTACTACGTGCAAGGGTCACGGGCTATTCAGCCTTTGATCTAACGATTGCGGCACTCGGCGTGCTGTTTGTACTCGAAGCGACTCGCCGTACCGTTGGTATGCCAATCGTTGTCATGGCCACACTGGCAATTCTATATGCGCTGTTTGGCAATCTAATCCCAAGCCCTTTGCTTTCCCATCCTGGCTTCTCTCTTGAGCAGGTGTCTCCATACTTATGGTTCAGGGAAAGCGGCGTTTTCGGTACGCCTCTACAAATATCGGCGCGCTTTATCTTCTTGTTTTTATTTTTCGGCGTTGTCCTGATGCATACCGGAGTAGGTCGATTCTTTAATGACTTAGCCTTTGCATTAACCGGGCGATTTACCGGTGGTGCCGGCAAAGCCGCTGTCATAGCAAGTTCGCTGCAGGGCATGATTTCGGGGAGCTCTATCGGCAACACTGTAGCCTCTGGCTCTTTCACTATACCCATGATGAAAAATGCACGCTTTAAGCCCGAGGTAGCGGGAGCAGTCGAAGCGTCAGCCTCTACTGGTGGTCAGATTATGCCCCCTTTGATGGGCGCGGCTGCCTTTATCATGGTGGAGTATGTAGGTGTTTCTTATCGCGAAATCATGTTCTCAGCGCTGATTCCCGCCATTCTCTATTTTGCTAGCATTTTTATCGGCGTGCATTTCGAAGCTAAACGTCATCGCATTCTAGGCCTGCCTAAAGATCAGCTGCCCAGCAAACGTAAGCTCATGCTGTCAAAAGGCTACATGCTGCTGCCTTTGCTCGTCATTATTACGACCATTAGCGTTGGCTTTACCGCTCAACGAGCAGCGCTACTGGGGATAGCATGTGCTTTTGCCGTCAGTTTGGCGCGTAAAGAAACACGTCCCTCATTAAAAGATATATTGGTGATTTTTGAAAAAGGAGCGCGCGTGGCACTACCAGTGATCGCTGCAGTCGCTTGCGCGGGTATTATTGCCGGCGTGGTAGGCATGACAGGAATGGGGTCAAAATTTGCCGCCGGCATTATTAGTTTGGCTGATGGCGTTTTGATACTTGCGCTGTTATTCACGATGATCGCCTGTATTGTTCTAGGCATGGGATTACCCACAACGGCAAACTATGTGGTCACCGCTACGATTGCCGCACCGGCGCTTATTAATGAGTTTGGCCTCCCGCCAATGGCGGTGCATTTGTTTGTCTTTTATTTCGGCATTATTGCCGATATTACGCCCCCCGTTTGTTTGGCCGCGTTCGCTGGCGCCGGCATTGCGCGAGCCAACCCAATGAAGACGGGCTTTACGGCGGTTAAATTGGCCATTGGTGCGTTCATTATTCCTTACGCCTTCATTTATAACCCCATGCTGGTATTGGTTGAACCTACGCCGCTAGGGCTTTTAAGCGCATTGTTCTTTTCACTTGTAGGGATCATGGGCGTTAGCAGCGCGCTACTAGGTTACTTTATACGCGATTCCTTCTTCTTGGAGCGTCTGGTACTGTTAGTTGCAGGGCTTGCCATGGTGGTTCCTGAGTTGCTAACCAGCGGCTTAGGCCTACTTGCCATGGTGACGGTAGGCTGGCTTCAATCGCGCCGCCCTGACAAATATCAGGAAGCCGCGTCGCTCGCCCAATGA
- a CDS encoding LysR substrate-binding domain-containing protein: MASRNLPSTAAMQCFEAAARHMSFTRAADELNLTQSAVSKQVAQLETTLQHKLFRRVRRSLLLTPEGAIFLSDVRKVLTQIEMSTQAIMTYSGNSEVLKIATLPSFGSRWLANKLPAFLADNPGISLEFHDRVKDFDLEQQDIDIALFYGHGSWPSLACHKLIDEDMVAVASPELLAQHPIHSVDDLTQLPLLHLSTRPDAWHHWFANQEIITDRSYHGTRFETFPMLVRTAMAGGGVALVPHFTVDEELEGGRLTVAWPYRLLSESAYYLVYPEHLGELAKVRRFVEHVTQLSD, translated from the coding sequence TTGGCATCACGCAATCTTCCTTCTACGGCGGCTATGCAGTGCTTTGAAGCGGCCGCACGCCATATGAGTTTCACTCGGGCCGCAGACGAGCTAAACCTCACGCAAAGTGCTGTCAGCAAACAAGTCGCGCAGCTCGAAACCACCTTGCAACACAAGCTATTTCGTCGCGTGCGACGCAGCCTACTGCTAACCCCTGAAGGTGCCATTTTTTTAAGTGACGTACGTAAAGTGCTCACTCAAATTGAGATGTCGACACAAGCGATAATGACCTACAGCGGTAATAGCGAGGTTCTTAAAATCGCGACGTTACCGAGCTTCGGTAGCCGTTGGTTGGCAAATAAATTGCCAGCGTTTCTAGCGGACAATCCAGGCATTAGCTTGGAGTTTCATGACCGAGTGAAAGATTTCGATCTTGAACAACAAGATATCGATATTGCTCTGTTTTATGGGCATGGCAGTTGGCCAAGCCTTGCTTGTCATAAGCTTATTGATGAGGACATGGTCGCGGTTGCTTCTCCAGAATTACTGGCTCAGCACCCCATCCATTCAGTGGATGACTTAACACAACTACCGCTGCTTCACCTCTCGACACGCCCTGACGCGTGGCACCATTGGTTTGCAAACCAAGAGATCATCACTGACCGTAGCTATCATGGCACTCGCTTCGAGACTTTTCCTATGCTGGTACGAACGGCAATGGCAGGCGGCGGGGTTGCACTGGTACCTCACTTTACCGTCGATGAAGAGTTGGAAGGCGGCCGACTGACCGTCGCTTGGCCATATCGGTTGCTCAGTGAGAGTGCTTATTATCTTGTTTACCCTGAACACTTAGGGGAACTCGCCAAAGTACGACGCTTTGTAGAGCATGTTACCCAGCTTAGTGATTGA
- a CDS encoding IS1380 family transposase, with product MTKCTTPSASFPRCKGRQVIARFDGGDLTSDGGILLLRQLDREMGLTRAVARRLSDERDAQRCLHRTETLVRQRVFGLALGYEDLNDHQALRHDIALQTAVDTDGVLASQSTLCRFEQQADRDWAITIHEEMIEQFIRSFRRPPKKPLYLDFDATDDRVHGQQLGRHFNGYYNHYIFLPLFVFCGDQLLVSYLRPASLDAAHHAGAILALLVRRLRQAWPEVKIVFRGDSGFCRPLILNWCDRHGVDYIIGLAGNKRLAKLALNIDYASAIRFEKTWEKERVFGFIEYAAKSWKERRRKVIVKSETSRRGFNTRYVVTSLRGCSAEWLYDHRYCARGEMENRIKEQQFLFSDRTSCHEWWPNQYRLLLSGLAYLLLERLRRVYLKRTAFAQAQVNTLRLKLLKIGAVITRNTRTIRLMLSSQYPEQDLFLKLASKLVPG from the coding sequence ATGACAAAATGTACCACGCCGTCCGCTTCCTTTCCACGCTGCAAAGGCCGTCAGGTCATCGCCCGTTTCGATGGCGGTGATCTCACTTCCGACGGCGGTATCCTGCTGCTGCGGCAGCTCGATCGCGAGATGGGCCTGACCCGCGCCGTCGCTCGCCGGCTCAGCGACGAGCGCGACGCTCAGCGCTGCCTGCATCGCACCGAAACCCTGGTCCGGCAGCGCGTGTTCGGCCTGGCGCTGGGCTATGAGGATCTCAATGACCACCAGGCCCTGCGTCACGATATCGCCCTGCAGACCGCCGTCGATACCGATGGCGTGCTGGCCAGTCAGTCCACCTTGTGCCGCTTCGAGCAGCAAGCCGACCGGGACTGGGCGATCACCATCCACGAAGAGATGATCGAGCAGTTCATCCGCTCGTTCCGGCGGCCACCCAAGAAACCGCTCTACCTCGACTTCGATGCCACCGACGATCGGGTGCATGGCCAGCAGCTCGGGCGGCACTTCAACGGCTACTACAACCACTACATCTTCCTGCCGCTGTTCGTATTCTGTGGCGACCAGCTGCTGGTCAGCTATCTGCGTCCGGCCTCGCTGGATGCCGCTCACCACGCCGGTGCCATCCTCGCCCTGTTGGTCCGGCGGCTGCGCCAGGCGTGGCCTGAGGTGAAGATCGTCTTCCGAGGCGACAGCGGCTTCTGCCGTCCACTGATCCTCAACTGGTGTGACCGCCACGGCGTCGATTACATCATCGGCCTCGCCGGCAACAAGCGCTTGGCCAAGCTGGCTCTGAACATCGACTACGCGTCGGCCATCCGCTTCGAGAAGACCTGGGAGAAGGAGCGTGTCTTCGGCTTCATCGAGTACGCTGCCAAGAGCTGGAAGGAGCGTCGACGAAAGGTCATCGTCAAGTCCGAGACCAGCCGGCGTGGCTTCAACACCCGCTATGTGGTCACCAGCCTGCGCGGCTGCAGCGCCGAGTGGCTCTATGACCACCGCTACTGTGCTCGGGGCGAGATGGAGAACCGTATCAAGGAGCAGCAGTTCCTGTTCTCCGACCGCACCAGCTGCCACGAATGGTGGCCCAACCAGTACCGACTGCTGCTGTCGGGGTTGGCCTACCTGCTGCTGGAGCGGCTGCGCCGGGTCTACCTCAAGCGCACCGCCTTCGCCCAGGCCCAGGTCAACACCCTCCGCCTGAAGCTGCTGAAGATCGGCGCTGTCATCACCCGCAACACGCGCACGATTCGGCTGATGTTGAGCAGCCAGTACCCGGAGCAGGACCTCTTCCTGAAGCTGGCCAGCAAGCTGGTGCCGGGATAG